ACAGGCAGCCCATTCATCGCGGACGCACCCGTCACGCGGGCTGCCGACCTCGCCGGCCGGACGAACGCGACCACGCCACCCAGAAACCCGACCCCAACGAGCGCCCACAACATGCAACGCGCCACCGGCAGCACGACGGGGCAAGCCCGACCGGACCGGCGGCCCTCGCCCGGCTCACCCTCCGGCTGAGACTCCGGCCTCTGACGGCGCGATCGAGGTGGCATGCACCATCAACAGCCGCGTGTCAGCGCCGGACAGGACTCGCTCCATCACACGAATCACGTGTGCCCGCTGCTCAAGATCTCGGCTCGCGAGTTGACCCGCGTGGATGTCCAGCGGGCGAGGTCACGCCCAACCCGTGAACCCGAGCCGCGAGTGCGAGACCGACTATCGGGGACGTCGACCCGGGCGCCGCGTCGGCATCTCAATCATTCCGGTCGGTTGCAGGACGACTTGGCCGGCGGTGAGCCGCCCGTATGCATCGAGGGTCTCACGGAGATCCGCTGGATCTGTCGGGGCGCCCGCGACAAGCGCCGCCAGAAGGCGGCTACGGGTCGTCTCGCCTCGACCAGCGTCGGCCAGGCGGTCGAGCAGCTCATTGAGCCGCTGGTCGACAGGCACGGGCCACATCACGTTGGTCTGGACGGGCGGGCAACGTTCGACGCGGGTGCTCCGAGTGATCGGCTCACCATCGCGCATCGGAACCGCCGCATTTCATATAATCATCATATGATCTCTGCCCGCGAGATGACGGACATGGGGGCAGACCGCCTCATTCGTCTCCTGACCTTGAACATCTCCGGGCCGTCGGCCGTTCGGGCGGGGCAACTTGCTCGCTTCCTCGGCGAGGCCAACGCTGACGTCCTCGTGCTCACCGAGACCCGAGACAACGATGGGACGCGTTGGCTCCTCGACTGGTGCCGCGACGAGGGCTACTCGGTCAACGGCCCGTTGCCGGCCTCGAGCGGCGAACGGGGAGTCGCGGTCGCGAGAAGGATCGGCCCTGCCTCAAAGCCGGTGACCGTCGATGTGGACTTGCCCCATCGTCTGGTGATCGACGAGTTGGCGGACGACCGATCTTTGCTGCTGGTGGCTGCCTATGTTCCGTCGCGTGACGCGTCCGTTGCCAAGATCGAGCGGAAGCGCACCTTCCTTGATCAGATGGCCCGGGCCCTACGGCGGTTCGCCGATGGGCCCGGAGTGGTGTTCATGGGCGACCTGAACGTCATCGGACGCTCTCACGTACCGCGCTACCCGGCCTTCAAGGCGTGGGAATACGACGCACTGGAGGAGATCGCTGCGGCGGGTTTCGCTGACGTCTACGCGGATCTGAACCCTGGTGTCCAGGTGCACAGCTGGGTCGGTCGGACCGGCAGCGGCTACCGGTACGACTACGCGTTCGTGTCGCAGGGCCTCTCGGGGGCCGTTGAAGGCTGCGAGTACCTGCAGGAGCCGCGGGAGCGCGGCATCACCGACCACGCAGCCGTGATGCTGACGGTGCGACCGCCACTAGCTGACCCTGAAGCGCGGGTACGACGGGCGAGCTAGGTAAAGCCTCAATCGCCTGATCTATGCGAACGGCGACTGACTCCGCTTCGCCTTCGACAGTCGACAAGCGCAAGACCCGAGCTCCGTTGCGCTCCATTAGCTCGGCTGCCTCCTGGAAGAAGCGGGCCTCTTGGTAGGAACCACCCTCGGTGTGCTCGAACCGGGACGTGCGCCCACGCCGATTCAGGCGTGCGTCAAGCACAGCAGCGGGGGCCTGCAGGAACACCGATAGATCGGGTACAAGCACACCAGCGTTCAGTTCCCACAACACATCCAGGGGAACCCCGTCGATCCGCTGCAGGGCAAGCGTTGAACCGATGTGTCGGTCCGTCACGACCAGTTCCCCTCCAGCCAGGGCGGGCCGGATCACGCTGTCGACCTGCAGCACTCGATCGGCCACGACAAGTGCAGCAAGTGTTAGGCCGCGGTACCGCTGCTCACCGACGCGGATGAACTCCCCGAGTTGCGTGTCGCTCGGCTGCCGCACCCAGCGACATGCCAGGCCCCGGGCTTCGAGCAGCGGCCGCAGGGCAGCGATGGCCGACGACTTGCCGACGCCGTTCGGGCCGTCAACAGCAACGAACACTGACTGCCTCCGGCGTCGGACACACCTCTACGTCGACGTCGCCAATGGTGCCGCCGCCGGCGATGACGGCCGCGGGGCAGCCTTTGCCGCAGCTCGAGCTCGCGGAGCAGCCAGCGCACGACGGATTGACGCCGACCCTGTATCGCTCGTGGAACTTGTACCCATCGAGCTTGGCGGCGATGTCGGTGTCCTCAAAGAGGTTGCCAACGATGAATTCGTCTCTGCCATGCTTCGCACCGGGGTTCTCGGTGGCGAAGACGAGGTAGGGACAGACAGTCACGTCGCCGTTCACGAAGACATACATGATGTCGCCCGCGATACAGCTGCTGAGCGGCTGAGAGTCGTTCGGGAACCTGATGAACACCGGCTCGGGGGACCCGTCAGTGACATCCTTCTCGATCCGCGTCCGGATCCCGGCCATGGTTTGCTCATCTGCCTTGAGGCGTCCACGGGTCCGGATCCCACGCCCGAAGCTCGATAGCGGATTCAGCAGCATGTACTCCGCGCCGAGCTCATCGGCGAGGTCATAGACAGCCCGGTACTCATCCTCCACAGCCAAGGAATTGGGCGTGCTGAGAACCCCCTTGAGGAGGCCGGCGCGTCCCAGACGTCGGCAGTTCTCCAGCGTGCTGTCGAACGACTGCCGGCTACCCCGGAACTTGCCGTGGCTGTCCGTCGTGATGCCGTCGAGGCTGACGTTGAAGGCGACGCAGCCCAGCTCCTGGGCCTGGTGCAACACTTCGTCGGATAGGCCAACTGCGTTCGTGCATACGGTGATCTCGAGGCCAGATTCGGCGAGTCTCTGCAAGATCTCAGCCAGGTCCGGATGCACGAGCGGCTCCCCACCGGTAAGTGTCACGTTCGCAACGCGAGATGCCACCAACCGAGGAATCGCCGCGGCGAGCAACTCCAAGCCCATGTCTGACCCTTGCGCAGTCGCGGACACAAAGCAGTGGGCGCAGTGCAAGTCGCACCGGTCGGTGATCTTCAGCAGCGCCTTGCGCCGGCCCTCGACCGGCCCCGACCTGAAGTAGCACGCATCTGCCAGGCCGGCAGCGGTGATCCTGCGGCCAGGTCGTGGCGACCGGGCCATCCGACGGTCGAGAGCAATGGGTCGTGCGGTCATCGGCTGCTGCCTTGTCAACAGATCGTGTCCGGATTAGCATACATGCTAAATCATGTATGGCAAGGGTTCTCACTTTCCGCAACTTTGGCGTGTTTGTGTACGACGAGCGAGGCTCGCCCCATCACCTGCCGCACGCACACGTCAGGCGTCGTGGGCAACACGTCGCGTCTGTCTTCCTGCTCACTCTTGAGTCGTTCAACGTGGCGCAGCCGGTCGACGCCGATCTCGTCCGAGAGCTGGAGGTCCGACAGGGCGCACTGCTTGCGGCATGGGAGGAGTTGAACGGTGACTAATCAGGATGTCCAGTCAGGTTGGACCGCGCCGGGGTACGGCGACGTGTCCGATGCGAGCAAAGTTGGGGAAGACCTCGAGGTCACCTTCGGGAACGGCGACCTGATCCGCATCGCGCCGTCCCTGTTGGGCATCAAAGGCTCCTTCGAACTCGACCTGCAACCGGGCCCCGACAACGCCAGCGTGCGGATCCTCGCCGGTACCGAAGTACGTGATGTCAGCTGGGTGCAGCTGCGCGTTGCGACCGACCCGGCGTTTGCGCGCCATATGCGTGAGGAGGACGCCAATGAGGCGCGGCGCATCGCCCACCGGCTCAAGGCATTGCGCGAAGACCGTGGCCTGAGCCAGCGAGACGTCGCGGCACTCGCAGGGATGACGTCACCACAATTGTCAAAGATCGAGAGCGGAACCTTTGATCTCAGAATCTCGACCGTGCAGGCCCTCCTTCGGGCGATGGGGGCGAACCTGAGCGACATCTCGGGCAGTGGCACGCCGGAGGTCTCACAGAAGGTCATGCGCAAACGCGCCGCAGATGCCGGTGTCGGGCGTGAGCTCATCGACCGCCTGGCACGCGCCGGATCCCGCTTGCAGTTTCCGCAACTGCTGAACCGCGGCTTCGGTTGGACGACGGACGCACTGACAGCCGGCGAGCTGACACCGACACGCCTACCAGTCGCCGTGCAGTTCAAGACGATCACCTCTTCGAATCCGAAGCAGTCGCCGCTGTTGGCGCTGGCAGCCACCAGCGCACAGATCGTCCAACACCACGTCGATCTGGCGACGCCAACACCCGTTCCCGATGCCGCTGAGACTCGCGCCACCGCCCTCGACGCTTCAGGCCAAGTGACGTTGGCATCGCTGGTCGAATGGACCTGGAAGCGAGGGATCCCAGTGATTCCACTCCACGGCAAGCGCGGGTTCTGTGCTGCAGTCCTCTCCACCGACGAAACCCACGCCGTCGTCCTCAAGGAATCGAGGGACCACCTCGCCTACTGGCTCTTCGACCTGGCGCATGAACTCGGCCACATCGCTCTGGGCCACGTCCACGACGGCGATGTAGTTGATGTCGACGCACTCAGCCCTGCCAGCTCACCAGGTAGCGAGGACGCTCAGGAGGACGCCGCGAACCAGTTCGCTCTCGAGCTCCTACTCGGCGATTCCTCCTCGCTCGTGCGTGAGGTCGAGCAGGAGTCGCAGGGCAGCTACCTGAGGTTCAAGGGGGCAGTCGTCACAGTCGCCCGCAAGGCGAACGTCAACGCCGGCCTACTCGGACTCGTCGCCGCGTTCGAGCTGGACGAGCTCGGGGAGCCAAAGGATCGTTGGGGCTCGGCCAACAATCTCTCGGCGGCGGACCCGCCGGGCCGACACGTCGTCCGCGACGCGTTGGCGCGCCAGCTGGCGACGCCGGTGGAGCCTGAAGTCGATCGCCTGCTGTTGGACGCGACCGTCCTTGGTGACTAGCAGGTCCTGACGTGGCACGTTCGATCGACCAACGACGAGCCCGCCTCGCGAAGGCGCTCGCCGACTACTGGCAAGGCGGCGCCGGGCCAACGCACGGCGAGATCAACGACACGTTTGACATTGTGGGCGTCGACCCCGACGGCGGGTCCAAGCGCGATCGCGTAAGCCAAGCGGTCAAAGGTGGTCAGCGAGGCCGAGCTGTTCACTCTGTGCAACCAACTCGTCGAGTTGCTGCGCGATCAGGAACTGCCGGCATGTCAACCCGACGCGCTGGAACGGCTCCGGCAAGCGCTCGCCGCTTATGGGTTCAACCTGAGCGACGACTTCACATTGTCGAGCAACCACCGGCCCGACCTTGATCGCCTACCCGACCTTCCAGCGCTCCGCGGCCATGTCGACCGGATCCAGCGGGCCCACCGAGACGACGACGCCGCCCAGGTACTCGGATCGACAAAAGACCTGCTCGAGACCATCGCGAAGGTGGTGCTCGAAACCACTGGAAACCCAGCGCCCCAGAACTTCCCAGCACTCCTAACGGCGGCCTTCGAGGCGCTGCACATCCACCCGAGGAGGAATGCCTCTGCCGGAAAGCCACTCGAGGAACCAGTGCGGAAGATCCTGGGCGGGGCTCTGCAGATCGTCCTCGGAATTGACGAGCTACGGAATACCCACGGCACCGGTCACGGCCGCGTTGAACAGCGCGAACTCAGCCTCCGACACGCCCAACTCGCTGTTGACGCGGGCCTGACCGTCGCGCGGCTGCTGCTCAACACGCTTGAAGATCCGGCAGCGCCGTGGCGTTCGGCACAGGGCAGGGCATGACCACGGACAAGACAGGTGCGATGCCCCGACTGTCCCGAGCCGTCGGGCGATCGGCGCAGTCCGCCACGACGGCGAACGCCCACGCCAGTCCGGCCCCCACGCGGTAGATCTGCGCGACCCTCGTGGAGGGCTCACAGGCTGGCGGGCTCGGCTCTCACCGAAATGGCCGCGAACCGATACCCTCCTCGCGGGCACCGAGAGC
This region of Acidimicrobiales bacterium genomic DNA includes:
- a CDS encoding endonuclease/exonuclease/phosphatase family protein, yielding MQDDLAGGEPPVCIEGLTEIRWICRGARDKRRQKAATGRLASTSVGQAVEQLIEPLVDRHGPHHVGLDGRATFDAGAPSDRLTIAHRNRRISYNHHMISAREMTDMGADRLIRLLTLNISGPSAVRAGQLARFLGEANADVLVLTETRDNDGTRWLLDWCRDEGYSVNGPLPASSGERGVAVARRIGPASKPVTVDVDLPHRLVIDELADDRSLLLVAAYVPSRDASVAKIERKRTFLDQMARALRRFADGPGVVFMGDLNVIGRSHVPRYPAFKAWEYDALEEIAAAGFADVYADLNPGVQVHSWVGRTGSGYRYDYAFVSQGLSGAVEGCEYLQEPRERGITDHAAVMLTVRPPLADPEARVRRAS
- a CDS encoding radical SAM protein, yielding MTARPIALDRRMARSPRPGRRITAAGLADACYFRSGPVEGRRKALLKITDRCDLHCAHCFVSATAQGSDMGLELLAAAIPRLVASRVANVTLTGGEPLVHPDLAEILQRLAESGLEITVCTNAVGLSDEVLHQAQELGCVAFNVSLDGITTDSHGKFRGSRQSFDSTLENCRRLGRAGLLKGVLSTPNSLAVEDEYRAVYDLADELGAEYMLLNPLSSFGRGIRTRGRLKADEQTMAGIRTRIEKDVTDGSPEPVFIRFPNDSQPLSSCIAGDIMYVFVNGDVTVCPYLVFATENPGAKHGRDEFIVGNLFEDTDIAAKLDGYKFHERYRVGVNPSCAGCSASSSCGKGCPAAVIAGGGTIGDVDVEVCPTPEAVSVRCC
- a CDS encoding helix-turn-helix domain-containing protein; amino-acid sequence: MTNQDVQSGWTAPGYGDVSDASKVGEDLEVTFGNGDLIRIAPSLLGIKGSFELDLQPGPDNASVRILAGTEVRDVSWVQLRVATDPAFARHMREEDANEARRIAHRLKALREDRGLSQRDVAALAGMTSPQLSKIESGTFDLRISTVQALLRAMGANLSDISGSGTPEVSQKVMRKRAADAGVGRELIDRLARAGSRLQFPQLLNRGFGWTTDALTAGELTPTRLPVAVQFKTITSSNPKQSPLLALAATSAQIVQHHVDLATPTPVPDAAETRATALDASGQVTLASLVEWTWKRGIPVIPLHGKRGFCAAVLSTDETHAVVLKESRDHLAYWLFDLAHELGHIALGHVHDGDVVDVDALSPASSPGSEDAQEDAANQFALELLLGDSSSLVREVEQESQGSYLRFKGAVVTVARKANVNAGLLGLVAAFELDELGEPKDRWGSANNLSAADPPGRHVVRDALARQLATPVEPEVDRLLLDATVLGD
- a CDS encoding abortive infection family protein — its product is MVSEAELFTLCNQLVELLRDQELPACQPDALERLRQALAAYGFNLSDDFTLSSNHRPDLDRLPDLPALRGHVDRIQRAHRDDDAAQVLGSTKDLLETIAKVVLETTGNPAPQNFPALLTAAFEALHIHPRRNASAGKPLEEPVRKILGGALQIVLGIDELRNTHGTGHGRVEQRELSLRHAQLAVDAGLTVARLLLNTLEDPAAPWRSAQGRA